Genomic segment of Malus domestica chromosome 15, GDT2T_hap1:
TtggggtgctaagtggataagccttgtccatgccaaatcgcttcagtattttttcaatgtaagctgattgatggaccaaaattccactaacacaatgctcgatctgcaggcctagacaatatttggttttcccaaggtctttcatttcaaattcacttttcagatattcagcagttttatggagctcttcaggagtcccaacTAAGtccatatcatcaacatatactgccactatagcaaatccagagttggatttcttaatgaacacacaagggaagatgacattgttgatatatccttctctaatcaaatactcactaagacgattataccacattcgtccagattgtttcagcccatatagtgatcgccttaatttgattgagaacataccttgtggtttgtttgttgcttcaggcaacttaagtccttctgggactttcatatatatgtcagtatctaaatctccatatagatacgcggtgatgacatccataagttgcatgtcaagtttttctgaaatcaccaaacttattaagtaacggaacgtaattgtgtccattacaggagagtatgtctcctcataatcaattccaggtctttgtgaaaagccttgtgcaacgagtcgtgctttgtatctagcaatctcgtttttctcattgcgtttccttgtaaatacccatttgtaacctacgGGGTTTACATTAGgtggggtttggactactggtccaaaaacatttcgcctttccaaggattttaattctgcctggattgcatctttccacttaggccaatcttgtctctgtttgcattcatcaacagagcggggctcaatatcatcacttaatatgatttcaatGGCTACTGCGAATGCAAACATATCgtcaatgattatttcattctgatcccacaattcattagtacatgcataatttatagagatttctttgctttcatgtacttctgtctcttcaggaccattttcttcttctggaaGTCCAGAGgcatgaattgtggatttgtcattgactctctcttcctgaatgatttcatttggattcagttgTGCCCTCGTCTTTCTCTTccgaggggctgaatcttttgaacctggtggtctaccacgcttcaggcgtgcaccaaatgaatcattcgctgccactttattttgtccaacagggacatcaattctggcaggtgcatttgcagctggtatatgcgattttgtcactttcatagcgtcattaaatgcatctggcatttgattggcaatgctttgaagatgaacgatccttttcacttcattttcacattgaagggttcgaggatcaaaatgagacaagGTGGGAACAACTCATGTCAGCTCTttccgttcttctggaacggtcttttctccccctaacgatgggaagactgtctcatcaaaatgacaatcagcaaaacgagctgtaaacatatcacctgtcaagggttccaaatatctaataatagatggtgaatcaaaacccacataaattcccagtctacgctgaggtcccattttagtgcgttgcgggggtgcaataggcacataaacagcacaaccaaaaactcgtaaatgtgaaatgtttggctgatgtccaaacacgagttgtattaaggagtattggtggttggctataggtctcaatcgaaccaatgatgcagcatgtagaatggcatgtccccatgcagaaactggcaatttgattttcataagcagagtgcgggctattaactgaagccgcttgatcaatgcttctgctaaaccattttgagtatggacatgaggaacagggtgttcaacatcaatgcccaatgtcatgcagtaatcatcaaaggtttgagacgtaaattcaccagcgttatcaagtcggattgaTTTAATGGGATAATCTGGGAATTGTGCTCGTAACTtagttatctgagcaagaagtctcgcaaaagctacattccgagtagacaagagacaaacatgtgaccatctagtggatgcatcaaccaaaaccataaaatatcgaaatggtccacaagatggttgaataggtccacagatatccccttgaattctttgtagaaatgatggggattcagcatcaacctttagttgtgatggtctaattaccaacttcccttgagaacaagccttgcaagggttatcatttgagatagcaatgtctctgctcaataatggatgtccattagagttggtaatgatcctacgcatcatggtggatcctggatgaccgagacggtcatgccaaagcatgtaaacctttgaatcagtgaacttctggttcatgatagtatgtgattcaactgtccttatgtatgtataatataatCCACTCGAAAAACcacgcaacttctccaatatacgcttctgggtatgattggaggtaatgcatagatactccacattttttgcacttttcgtttcaatgtggtatccatttagacgtatgtctttgaaactcaacaaatttcgagtagatcgagtagcatacaatgcattttgtatggataatattgttccatttggtaacataatctgggctttccctgagccttcaatCACATCTGAAggtcctgatattgttgttacccctATTTTTGTAAGCATTAAgcttgagaaatactttcgatcacgaagtattgtatgtgtggttgcactgtctgcaagacaaatatctcCGCCATTTCTTATGTTCTGAGAATAACCACagtttttatccatgctttCTGAGTAAATGGAATCACAGTTAACAAACAATTTATAACAGGAAATTTACATGCCATTTTTATTGAATCTGAAAAACTAGTTTTAGACAACAAGTTCAgcataataaaagtacatcaaacataaacgaTTTAGTCGGACCGATATACTTCATTCCCCCTTTCCGTAATGAAGTCTGAAACATCTAGGTGAGTTGTGTCAAATTGCCCTGATAAATCAAACActggatcaggtatatccattggtttagcctggtcgagaaaattggtctcgacacccttcttcttgagggaggcttgatacaactccaccagatgttttggggtacgacaAGTTCGCACCCAATGtccattgccaccacacctatggcaggcTCCTTCAGAGTTCCTAGGAGCATTGGTCATGTTAGCTTTGCCTTTGTGACGATTCACATTTTTGAAGCTCGGGCCAGAATTATGCCTCtgaacctggttgtgaaactgaccaccatggttcttgcctttcTTATTCTATCGACCTCGTTTGTGGCCACGTCCTTGTTTATGATAATTACCACCAGAGGATGTGGCGTTCACTTCAAGGGAAGTATCATTTACTTCTGGGAATGGTGCagatccagtaggtcgggaattatggtttttcatcaggagctcattgttctgttcagctaccaggagcacagatatcagctggttgtattcagtgtAGCCTCGCGCTCTATACTGCTGCTGCAGGAGCACGTTATTGGCATGAAATGTGCTGTAAGTCTTTTCCAGCAATATTTCATCAGTAATGGTATCCCCACAgagcttcatctgagaggtaatcCTGAACAACGCATAATTGTACTCCGCCACTGATTTGAAATCCTGAATTCTCAGGTGAGACCACTCATAGCGAgcttttggaagaatcaccgttgtctggtgattATATCTGCTTCGCAAGGCCTCCCAGAGagctaacggatcttcaaccgttaagtactcactctttagtgcctcatcaagatggcgGCGAATAAAGATCATAGCCTTCGCCCGATTTTGAGAAGATAAGCTGCTTTCTTCcctgatggtatctccaagattccctgcttccagatggatcttggtatcaaGTACCCaagtaaggtaattcttcccggtaatgtccagggcagcatATTCAAGCTTAGCCAAGTtcgtcattttcttttctgaaagaaaatgagatgtgtaagaacttgcagtaATATGTATTCCTAGAGGAATGTgatgttagaacttctggttcttacaaatttttcattttgatcttcaggccaaaatgataagcactcgaaacttcTGGCTCGAGATTTTCAGGGTGAATGAGaagggcgattgtaccgcaccattctcattgaaaGAATGTAACATGGAATGGGCGATTAGTCCGCACCACTCAAGtagcaagaaaattgaaatacgcagagcagggtgggcgattatactgcaccacctaaaattgcaatgaaattaaacaacaggtaaatttaaatttggagaacaaggagggcgattataccgcaccacctaaaattgcaatgaaattaaataacaggtaaatttaaatttgaagagcaaggagggcgattataccgttccacctgaaatttgcagtaaaattaaataacaggtaaatttaaatttggagaacaaggagggcgattataccgctccacctgaaatttgcagtaaaattaaataacaggtaaatttaaatttggagaacaaggagggcgattataccgcaccacctaaaattgcaatgaaattaaataacaagtaaatttaaatttgaagagcaaggagggcgattataccgctccacctgaaatttgcagtaaaagtagatctgcagtccaagataggcgatgataccgcaccatcttggatcgcAGTAAGATGAaatttgcagttcaagatgggcgattgtaccgcaccatcttggattgcagtaaaatcaatataaatacTATGTTAGTAATCAATATTCAAACCAAACAAGTAATCAAAGATGTATGTAACCGCTAGTTGGAGAACTACGAGCAGGCATGGAGCAAATAGTTCGTCACGAGGATATACCGCGCAGTTGAggcagatgaagaagatgaacaggaaaaaccttagaggaaacatttttttttttttcgttcggcggagagaaatgagagaatgatTTCCTTTATTGTTTAGTGAATGTAAATGAGACATGGTTATACTTAGagactcgtgctgataacgtgttataaaaatgtaaaagttatagagagataaccttcaTTCGGGAcaggaacgaagcagttgcagagtattataccaacacaagctgttgcagaggaagtaatgtatattattactattagatatttttctcttccttttctctctgcTTAGTTGAACATTCgtaaagctctatttatagagcatcaccatggaaacaaacaaaaacactatTAAGCATATGATATGTCTACTGTatgcatgtgggcatacatTATTATACTATTTACAACAGTAAcgttaaataataaatttttatgaTTACTGTgtaattttattaaaacaaagAGTATTGGTACCCTCTTTTATGTATAGGGTATTGTAGAATCGCGTTTATAGATAAATTACAGGAATGTGATAGCAAGTAgcctcctttctctccctctgCAACCAGAAATCCTAACTCTGCAAAAGTCTTAGCAACTGGTCCCTTACTTTGGCTTGGGTGGCGGCAGCCTCTCCTCCCTTCTTCTAGGGCCTCCCCTCCTCCTAACCTCTCACCTTCGTCTCCACTCCCCAGTTTCCATCCTCCCTTCCCCCAACCGCTCCTCCGCGACCCTCCCtttgtttttcccttttctctcctgTCCTTGGTGCTGCTAAACACCTCTGCATCCCCCACCATTTTGTGGGCAACGAATTTTCATGGCTTTAATGCAGCCACCGTTCAAAACTCGAGAACTATTACCTCACAGGGCCTATTTCCTTGATTTGGGCAAGATCTGCGGGTTTGGGTTGATGTATTAATTGGTCGTTGGTGGGTGTGATTCTCGCTTACGAACGATATGGTTTCGATGTGGCCTCACTTATGAGTAATGATTTTGATGTGGTATCGTTTGTCGATGATAATTTGATATGACCTTGCTTGGTTTTGCTGTAATATGCATGTCAAGTTTGTACAATAATCAAGTTTTGGCCTTTGCCTATTGTGCGGCTAATTCAATGCGACATATGCGTTTTTATCGATTTCTGAATTGAAGTAATATGTGCTGCACTGCTAAAACTAATTATCAAGAGCATGTAAATATATTTTGGCTCACATTAAAATTCAATTTGATAGTTTTGATTACACCATATATGTAATAAGATTTTGGGATTGCCGTATATATGAGTAATTGGGTTTGGAATGGTTGATTCATGTTGATATAATCATCTTTGATATTGGAATTATTGTATAGCAATGGCACCAACTTTGAATAACATACATTGACAACTCTTTTCCATCGGATTGGTTTCATAAATTTGACATTTTGAATTAATATTTCGTGTAGCCCGTGAATAATCATTTTTCAACTAATAATAACGATGGCATATAATTATAAGGACTTATGGGGTTAAGGTTTCAACCAACTACATAAAATAATTAAGATGaattaggtttgattctcgccaaaatcgaatttgaaccacattattgctacacattatgaggctaagtcaCTCGTTTTCCTTTAGTGTAAGTAATATcgcttgttcaaaaaaaaaaaaattttgagatGGATTATGTGTTGGATGGTGTACTGGTATGTGAGTTTTCAAAttgcatttgatttgatcaTTATCATTCGACCTTATTGTGGCTTCTACCATTGACACAATTTGTGGAGAACTGAAATCTCTTGTCTATTTTTTAGGCCGtactttaattttatattgatgcatttatACAAGAAATGTATGAATAGACTTGTCTATGCGTAAACCTTGTATGGAATGATATAGATTGTTTGGATGTAACCTTGATGGAAACATGCATGTATGATAGTGTTGACATTGAATTAAAGTATGAGGAATTTTAATGTGGGTTACTGTCGATTTAATTATGTTATCATGGGATTAATTGACATATTATCGTTTATgatctgttttattttattgtgaAAATTGTGGAGTTCAAGATCTTGTCTTATGTATTGGGTTTTATGACTGTAAGGGGCAAAAAATTTCACCCATAAGTCCAAAGCCAATCGTTGCGTATACATCACAAGCTGAGTTTAAATTCATGCACCAAAATGCGAAATGAGGGGTATGTAAATTTACAATCATGgcatgctaataaataatagtttataAATTGGACATTTATAAATTGTGACAAGCCCATGCAAATTACGTATACTTATCATGCCAAGCCATATTATAATATTACCGTTATAATAAATCTCACCAATCACGCAACGTGCTTAAGTGGGCCAAGCCATGTAACGGGGCTTGCTAATTGAATAGTGGTGTGGATCGTTACGTAAGTTCATTGGGCCTACGTAAAATTAAGGTTGTGGAAGATTTTTTGCTGCTTTGGATCACCAAAAATCGAAGCCCATGTTCTAACTCCACATAGGAAAGCTTGAGAGAGAACATACTCCTTTTTCCCTTTTCCCTTACAAACCAAATAGGACACTTAGAAAACAACCAAAACTCAAAGCTGAGTTGACTGAATCAAACGTGATCACGTTTTAACCTAGAGCTGCACACCTCTTTAATAAGTAGAGAAATAACATTTCATCTCCAAGCTCATACAGGAACAACGAGGTGGGAGAATGCACCATGCACAGCAAGCTTTCTTAAGCCTCGTTTGGTAGTACTTTTTTTCTTACCAACAACTCATTCACTTTAAAGTTGAGTAATAAAAAAGTTTTTGACAAAAATGATATATCCtgcttattttaaaagcaataCCCTCCAGACAATAGCTTTTAAAAGTAACATGTGAGAGCTTTTAAAAGttgctttaataaaaaacagaGTTGAGtctttaatgaatattttcaatTCCTGTAATACCctcattaattttcaattcatatgaTACCCTAGTTAGTTTAACCTTCCACACTCATTTTATCTCTTAGAGAACA
This window contains:
- the LOC103415131 gene encoding uncharacterized protein: MTNLAKLEYAALDITGKNYLTWVLDTKIHLEAGNLGDTIREESSLSSQNRAKAMIFIRRHLDEALKSEYLTVEDPLALWEALRSRYNHQTTVILPKARYEWSHLRIQDFKSVAEYNYALFRITSQMKLCGDTITDEILLEKTYSTFHANNVLLQQQYRARGYTEYNQLISVLLVAEQNNELLMKNHNSRPTGSAPFPEVNDTSLEVNATSSGGNYHKQGRGHKRGR